The nucleotide sequence GCTATCCCAATGCAGATCTTAAGCCTTGCTGCCCAGTCCAATCTAAGATGATTTTCTCGGCCTACAAAATTATATCAAAGAAAATATTGCTCACTCAAACTTTCTTTTCATCTCTATAATAATTATGTAAACAGATATTTCCAAAAAGAACGAAACTCTACTCAGGGAGTATAGAAGAAGAAATCTAGAAATCAGTCTAGCgcatcaaaatacaaataaataaaggatATAACCATACTTATACAGTTCATTAATTGGCATCATACTCACCGAACAAAGCTCTTGCAAGGTTATTGTTCTCCATGTACTCATAGACCAACAATAACTGACCTCCTTCGATACAACATCCATGAAGTTTCACAAGATTCGGATGTTGCAAACAAGAAATCATGCCCATCTCATTTAAGAACTCACGATTTCCTTGCCTTGACATAGACGAAAGCTGCTTAACGGCTATCACTCTACCATCAGGCAATTGACCCTGCACCCAATCCATGTTCAGAATTACATATCTCAATGTAAAAAAGAGAAAATCTTAAACACCAGGGAAACAATTGGTACAGGTTCCTAAAGTACCTTGTAGACAGGACCAAAGCCACCTTCTCCAATTTTGTTATCATAATTGAAGTCATTAGTGGCGGCTTTTAGTTGTTTTAAAGTAAAACCCCCTCTCTGCCCATCAAGTCCGTCTCTATCTGTCCAAGGAGGCACAGCAGAAAAGCATGTAAagtattattcatcactatatTTCCTTTCTTGAGCAAACATGTCGTCTAATTGTTAGTTTTCTCTTGTGAAAATTATCAATACGAATCATTGAATCTTAGAATGGCACATTTGAAAGATCAAGCAcctttcttccttccccttttgCAAGGCAAGTACCCTTTCCACCAAAGGATCCCTAATATGATGAATACTAGGAGAAATGCTCCTACTACGACTCCAGTGACAATGTGAGCAGTTCTTTTTTTTCCACCATTTGAGCAATCTCTGGAATCTGCTCAAAGGAATACATCAATTAGTTAACTGAAATAACATATAagaagaaaggataagataTATGTCCAGGTACAAGTTAATTTCAAAGGTTGAAATGAACATAACACTTTCAATATTGAACAAAAGAAACCGTAAACgaagttgaaaatttgaaatccatTCATTTTCATGTTCTAAACTCAGAAAATTTTGTGATACAAGCTTTTTCTTAGGCATACTTTGCAATGAAGAACTCATCAAAATTACTCACCAGATTCCACGGAAATAGCAGAGATAAGGGGACCATATACTCCTCTGTCAGGAATCCTTGTTGTGCCTTTACCAGCGAAATAGAATCGGATCTCTAAGATATTATTTGTCACACTGACATTGTGTTGTATTATTGCAGGCTTTTGAGCCACCTTTGCCTCCTCTTCAATATTGAAATCCTTCCGCAATACTTCATCCTGAGACAAAGTGCTTGAGTTAAACCGCTTTGTGACTTCAACATATATTTGTAACAATATGACCAATTACCTGAACATAGATATCAAAAATGCGCCTTCCAAGACTCGTATATGTTTGGTCATTTGTAAACTGTATCTCCGCAAAGTGAAGGGTTACAGTATAGTCACCATTTTCTAAGCAATAATGGAAATAAGTGATTGAAAGTGGAGATATGCGTGCTGTTGTGTATAATCCAGAGATATTGGAAGATGCCAGAGATACAGAGTAGCGTGTATTCTGGAAATCGTTGTCATCCATGAAGTCTCCAGTGCTACTAAATCCCCAATAAGAagcatcatttaaaaaaaaatctgcagTGCCACCTTCAACTCCTCCGTCTCCTTCATACAAAATGTTTCCTTTGTTTCCTTCGACAGTGATGTCATTTCCACCACAATTAACATGCAAACAAGTTGAAACTGGCATAATATGTTAAAATAAAAGTATAAGTGAGAGAACATGAAAGAATGCTGGATAGTAACGTACTAAGGATGCAATACAACTATCTACTAACACACAACAGTGATGAAAACATTGAAGTTTCGAATTATGTAATGttctatgtaaaaaaaaattcaggcaAAGCGGGTTTCAAACTTCACTGccagcattttttttttgaaacacaCACTTTACAGTCAGAAGAATTTACTTTATTGCGTATATAATCTTAAATATATCCTTACATCGTGGACAGTCGAGATTCTTCAAGCATGGAAGACCTCTCATTCTGCCATAATTGAGTGGAAAATATGTTAACATGGAATGTACACCATGCATATATGAACATTTTTGTGATTGGTATAATGCAACAAAAGAAAGCAAGACAGAGAGACAATCTTACAAGTTGTTTTCTCTTGAAGAGCTCCGGAACAGATTCAGGTTTAGATTGCTAACGATAGGGAAATATGTGAAACAATAATCAGTTTATATCGCTATAAAACTGGCATAAAACATGAATATTTACTAGAGAAGTATTCTGACATGTTGTCTTGACAAGCAGGTTTCTCGGGGCCTTGCCATGTGAAGTTATTGTACGAAAGATCACTGCATGCAATAAATAAATCGTAAAGGTCACTCTCTATCTAGGAAAAAGGTACATAAGCTAGAGTGACGTTGCTCCTGGAGATGCCATTTCCGGACGCGCATCCCCTCTCCGTCAAAGCCAAAAAGAATGAAGAAGATTCATCTAAGGAAATGAAAAAATGGAAACAGGAGACTGGTAGTCTGGTACTGTACATGTATTTTATAGCAAAGCATATTGCAGATTTTGGAAAATTATATACTTCAAGGAAAAGGTGAGACTGAAAAATCTTCCATATGTGCAAACATCGTTATATTGCTAAAACAGGTTAGCTCCCAGAATGCCAGTGTTAGTACCTACTTAGCAATAATACACTCATGAGAAAGATCTTGGGTACAAAGAGAAGCATCGAAGGTAAAGGTGAATTGCAAATatatcaaaagagagaaagaaataagATGACGCGTTCAAAATAAGTATCGGACATACATGTTACTTCCATCCTTGAAGACTGAGTCTGGTACACTTCCACTCATAGAGTTGCCAGTTACAAATCTACAGAAAGCAACATCAGATGTTTGGAGTGTTACATCAATATTCAATTAGATTATATAACGAATGAAAAAACAATTAAGCACGCAGCAACCTGAAAATCTAAAGTTTCATTCCCAAAATATAGTTCATAGTTAATGTATCAGAAGGTTATACTTACAGGAATCTCAGACGCTCTAAGTTCAATGTGGCTGGAATTTCCCCTACTAACTTGTTAAAACTGACATCCCTATGACAATCAgaatacaaaaatataaacaaactgCATTCCCAGTCATAAGACAACAGTGCAATCAGTCCCCAACTTCACACACTACTTACAACATTTCAAGGTTTTGCATTGTCCAGACGTATTGAGGAATCTCTCCAGAAATGTTACAGTTTCTCAGAACCCTAATATATGTAACTAAATAGCATTAGAAAAACTGGAGTCAAAGGAAATATAACTAACACCTTCATGGTATTGGATGATACAAATACTCGACGTACAATCTTACTAGGCCTGTTGTGTTTTTCAATACTGGAAAACCCTGCTCTGTTCCGTTTATATCGCTAATCCTCCTAAGTAGGCACCACAAGAAATAAAAGCAAATAATTCaatagaacaaaaataaaaataacaacttAAAGCTGCGAAGAAACTTGAAAATGCGTTTACTCACAACTCTGTTAAGTTGATCAAAAGAGATATGTTGGAAGGGATGGGTCCCTGAAGCCCACTCGCATGCATTTCTCTTCAACgatccaaaatatacatatttCACGCATACATGAAACGTTAGAAACAAATAAGTCTGAAGTCATTTGGCTCATCTATAATGATTTAAACGGCAGGTCTGaattttttcaaaagcaaaagatcTTACAATCTCTTAAGTTGTTTCCAATTCTGTATAAAATCAGGTATTGTTCCACTGAAGCTGTTATCGTTTATTCTACTGCATTGGACAATAAAATTGTATCAGGTGACACGTAAGCAGGTTTTTAGACATTCAAAAACAAACACACTGAAAAACCATACAAGTCTGTCAAATTTCTTAGCCCAGAAAATGTCATCGGTAAGTTTCCAGTCAAACGATTGGAGGACAACATCCTGCAATGAACCATCAATTTTCACCTATCTTTCATCCTTCAAAAAGTGTTAACAGTGtaccaaaaaatatataaagaacCAAATTTATCTAAAAGGAAAATTGCATTACATAGTTCCCAAGTTGATTAAATTTCCAAGCTCATGGGGAACAACTCCGGAGAAATGATTTGCTTCAAGAACCCTGATtgtcaaaaaagaaagaatattGAGATTGGAAAGAGCAAGCCAGAATCACTTTCATTGACTGCAAGAAAATCCAAATTGGAGGGAAAAAAAGAGTTTCACAATGGATGCAAATAGAAAAGCTTCTGCAGCTTTTGAAGTAATAGCAGAATGTAATCCAGGGAGAGGGGATGGAGACCCTGACAATCCTTTATAATAAGTCCATGATCAAAAAAATAATGTACAGAGAAAAACGAAATATCTAAGCTTACAGGGATGTAAGAGTAGTAATATTTCCCAACTCCTTCGGAATCTCCCCTGACAAACGATTCACAAGAAGAGAGCTGCATAGAATTTCTATTTAATTTACAACAAGAAGTACGAAATCAAAATACAATCACAAAAATTGACAAGAGCTCACATTGAAGTTAACTGCATTGCACCCCATTTTTTTGGTATAGTACCATTTAGATAATTGAGAGCAAAATCACTAcacaaagaggaagaaaaagaaaatgaagtgatACTCATAGTCACTAGAAATAAAGGTCACAGATAGAACAAAGTCATTAGACATAGTCACATTACTCTTGAACTTTACAAAATGCTCTTACATTTGTTTAAGGTAAGGAAGTTTGACAAGTTGAGGGGGAAGCATGCCGGGTAGACTATAACCCTTGAGTACTCTGCCAGATTCAAAATTATGAAATCGAGTATTACGCAGAGTACAATGTTATTAAGAAAGCAGAATAATCATAAAGGGGGTTGCTTGCAAATGAATGATTAGTGGTCTTCATTTAGAGTTATTCTCTTTCTGTGAAAAAACCCTTCCTTTAGACGGAAATACCAATATGGGCAAACTACACGAACCTCCGAGACATTAAGGTCAAGAACATCAAGCTTATTACCACTGCCAAGTTTAGCATAGGTGGAAAACTGAGAACATCTATACCTCAAGCAACAGAACCTCTTCTAGCACCTATTAGACAAGGACGGCCAAAGGTAAGTTCTACCACTGCAAGGAGGATTCTTGTATTTTCGGCCTGGCAAACGGatcgtgtctgtcgtgttcgtgtcgttttcgtgtaacacctgttatcttaacgggttgtgtcgtgtcacacccgttgggtaaagtgacccgacccgttatgaccagttaagaaaaatatttttttttcttaaatttgcacgtACCACactttgccacataaatattacttcaaaacattaaaacacataatttaatatatatatatatatatatatatatatatatatataattattttagtttttaggggtataaaattgttaaattaatgtatataattattatagtttattcatactcattaagtataacataagattttgtggtatccactagtgtaattttttaaattgaagattgttgatgcacaaaaccggagggtcttggaacaacgtaaatccgaccgtgaatctgcaagaaagtaaagaacacaagatgtatcgtggttcaccccaatgtttgggctacgtccacactgatgttgatattatttcactctgaatggtgaatatacaagaaggctagaggcagtgtgctctctagcctattttctgtgtttgccctctctgagatgttttctctcttcccatagcctaaaccttgacctctcctaatgaggagagtggggagtccttttataaaataagggttcctcacttattacatatttgtcccttcatttattatataattacatttgagtcccccgagtatttatacgaggtctaaatacagaggccctaaatatggtataaacagtactccccaagtcttcagtcaatagagtattttggctgaagacttgaaattcagtccatgtgtgggccgaagtaactagatgtcgtatagaactgatactcaatatgaggcggtgctcaatgtgaaatgatgctcaactagaagtagcacatgttgtgaggctgctcggcttgtgacttatgttgccttggttggctcggcttgtggcgttgaaggtgagggagtctcttttatagaataaaggctcgctcctcagtacataaatgatgggctagagttgatgctcgcggcgaggcggttactcagcaggcggcgatgctctctaatgatggtgagggagtcccttttatagaataagggcttgctcctcaatacataagtgatgggttatgagtgacactggcggtgaggcggttgctcagctggtagcgatgctctctaatgaaggtgagggagtctcttttatagaataagggttcgcttctcaatacataagtgatgggctacgagtctctctctaatgaaggtgagggagtcccttttataaaataagggttctctaatgaaggtgagggggtcccttttataaaataaaggttcgctcctcaatatatgaataatgggtgctctctaatgaaagtgagggagtcccttttatagaataagggttcgctcctcagtacataaataataggctaagtctcccaagtatttttcatgaggcccagttgcggaagcccaatatatggtacatagtgcaatcccccaagtcttcagtcaatagagtatgttggctggagacttcaaactcaatccatgtatgggccaaagtggcggttgttcggaggcggtctttgtataccatgcactgaaactttataggtgaagctttgaaagtgaagttttataggtgaggctttgaaagtgaagttttgaagctggagcttttgtaaatgaagttttgaagtcggagctttgtaaatgaagctttcgaagctgattgacataagtgatgctcatgaatgtttatgttgattgacatgagtgatgctcatagatgTTGACATAAAtcttaacatgagtgatgctcatgaatgtttatgtatgattgacatgagtggtgctcatgaatgtttaagtatgattgacatgagtgatgctcaagtataattttgaagtactggacgtacttttgatcacctagttggtgataatagcggcagactgccgaataattttggagtactggacgtacttttgatcacctggttggtgataatagacgGTGAACCTTAAATGGAGGGATAAAGGTTCGAGTTTGAAGTCATAgagcctggctcttttgggcatatgggtcttcgccctccacataacatttcaGCCTACTATTTTAGGCTTGCCgacattttcccttttttttttttttgccttgcgcctctttctttatttatgattaccctctggtagggttatacagatgtctccaaaagataagaaaagtaaatcacatcattcaaaaaagcTACTGGGACTTGGCAACAGCGATATTTCTCCCCTCACATCAACCTCAGTGGTCCAGCTGTTGGAGTAAACCTTCACGTGGAGGCAGGTTTGACAAAGCCACCGGTCCTTTATTCAAAGCCATCCACCCACTTTTTCCATGTGCATATTGCGCCTGCTAAATGTtttaccttttcctttctctttattttcctttcttttggcagatggaAGACAAGGGAATAATGAATTATTATGAGAACAAGAATCTTATCTTCTGTCTGGTTTTCCACTAGTGCTCGTGGTATTCGCAAGagataggatttgggttggCGACTACCCCATCACCTTGCCCAGATCAGACGCCGTTGCCAGGTGATTCAACTGCACCTGCGAGATCCCCAGACCTGACTTCAACGACGACGAATACGAAGAGAAGTCGAAGTTCGTCCCTGTAAATGCCTGAATCCATATTGGAGCCACCGAAATCATCCATTTTCTCGACTGTATCTAGCAGCATTGGGAGAGCCACCCTCTTGGGGAGCAGAGTCAGCAGCTCTCTTAGTCCCAGAAACAGCAACGGCAGCAGAAACATTGGGTCTGCGAGAGAACCTTCGCTTCGATGAGCATGAGGAGGTTCAGAGACGGCACTTGCTGCATCTGAAAACCCAAAGAATCCCAGCTATCAACTTTGAGCATCAGAAGGGTGCAGGCATCAAAAGGGTCGACTGCACGACCTTCCAAACGGAGACGTTCTCTCCGACGACGGTAAGCTCGTAGCGAGCCTTCCCCACGGCGCGGTCAATACTCTCGAGCAAATCTCTCGAGTTCTGAGGCCGAAAGACTACAGAGCTCGAAACCTGAAGATGAGTGAAGCCAAGGTTTTGGGTAGGGTTGATGGGGTTTTGGATGGGGAAATTAGGGCTTTATGGTTGTTGCGGCGGTTAACCCCGTCTGTTGCAGGAGAAGCGGCAAGAAGGTCATCCGGACATGGCGAGGAAGAAACAGATAGAGAAGAAAGTGTGGTTTTCTGGAAAAGTCACTGAATTTGAAGCCACGTGGATTGTTTTGGTTCGCACAATTTGTCAGCAAGTTGGGCTAGAAATCAAATGCGAGAACGAGATGGGTTTTGCAATGACTCTACAGGGgtttggtttttgggtttttgcaaATTCACTGTGGATATTGTGGtgaggtttcacggtggtgagatgaaaaaatgaaagagaaccgacatagcttttcgtgtcgattcccacagacggcgccaaatgttgatgcacaaaaccagagggtcttggaacaacgtaaatccgaccgtgaatctgcaagaaagtaaagaacacaagatgtatcgtggttcaccccaatgtttgggctatgtccacactaatgttgatattgtttcactctaaatggtgaatatacaagaaggctagaggcagtgtgctatctagcctattttctgtgtttgccctctctgagatgttttctctcttcccatggcctaaaccttgacctctcctaatgaggagagtgaggagtccttttatacaataagggctcctcacttattacatatttttcccttcatttattacataattacatttgagtctctcgagtatttatacgaggtctaaatacggaggccctaaatatggtaccaacaaagatcgaattcattcattgtatttatatagggtcaaggagtgtagctgtaaaaaatcatcaaaattggagttaaaataaccgttaaatcgtgatttttctttttataaccgtcgaaaagttttatcccgttacttgatctctgaatgtttgttttctgtaatttttggcatatgcgatctcgaagtatatacaaacatgtttgacggttggatcgttgaaactagtttcgtagaatgtgtatcccatcaaaacaatagattcactaacacttaagagtttgttcatactttcattaagtaaaacataagattttgtggtatccactagtgtaaatattttaaattgaagatcgaattcattgattgtattcatatagggtcaaagagtatagctgtaaagaatcatcaaaatcggagttaaaataaccgttaaatcgtgatttttctttttataaccgtcgaaaggttttgtcccattacttgatctttatatgtttgtttgttgcaatttttggtgtatgcgatctcaaagtatatacaaacatgtttgacggttggatcgttgaaactagttttgtagaattcgtatcccatcaaaacaatagattcattaacacttaGGAGTTTATTcaaactttcattaagtataacaagattttgtggtatccactagtgtaaatattttaaattgaagatcgaattcattcatcgtattcatatagggtcaaggagtgtagctgtaaaaaatcatcaaaattggagttaaaataactgttaaatcgtgatttttcttttt is from Malus sylvestris chromosome 5, drMalSylv7.2, whole genome shotgun sequence and encodes:
- the LOC126623379 gene encoding probable LRR receptor-like serine/threonine-protein kinase RFK1 isoform X2, with amino-acid sequence MLNLAVVISLMFLTLMSRRVLKGYSLPGMLPPQLVKLPYLKQIDFALNYLNGTIPKKWGAMQLTSISLLVNRLSGEIPKELGNITTLTSLVLEANHFSGVVPHELGNLINLGTMMLSSNRLTGNLPMTFSGLRNLTDFRINDNSFSGTIPDFIQNWKQLKRLEMHASGLQGPIPSNISLLINLTELRISDINGTEQGFPVLKNTTGLVRLVLRNCNISGEIPQYVWTMQNLEMLDVSFNKLVGEIPATLNLERLRFLFVTGNSMSGSVPDSVFKDGSNIDLSYNNFTWQGPEKPACQDNINLNLNLFRSSSRENNLMRGLPCLKNLDCPRFSTCLHVNCGGNDITVEGNKGNILYEGDGGVEGGTADFFLNDASYWGFSSTGDFMDDNDFQNTRYSVSLASSNISGLYTTARISPLSITYFHYCLENGDYTVTLHFAEIQFTNDQTYTSLGRRIFDIYVQDEVLRKDFNIEEEAKVAQKPAIIQHNVSVTNNILEIRFYFAGKGTTRIPDRGVYGPLISAISVESDSRDCSNGGKKRTAHIVTGVVVGAFLLVFIILGILWWKGYLPCKRGRKKDRDGLDGQRGGFTLKQLKAATNDFNYDNKIGEGGFGPVYKGQLPDGRVIAVKQLSSMSRQGNREFLNEMGMISCLQHPNLVKLHGCCIEGGQLLLVYEYMENNNLARALFGRENHLRLDWAARLKICIGIARGLAFLHEESVLKIVHRDIKATNVLLDEDLNPKISDFGLAKLDEEEKTHISTRVAGTIGYMAPEYALWGHLTYKADVYSFGVVALEIISGKNNSNYIPSDDWVCLLDWACHLRQTGNLLELIDEKLGSEVDQKEAEIMVKVALLCTNTSASLRPSMSEAVSMLEGQIPVPDVVPEPRTYKEDLRFRAMRDLHRQRGDHSSSISHTQNSITVHAFESTSTTGLDFSEINSESRPS
- the LOC126623379 gene encoding probable LRR receptor-like serine/threonine-protein kinase RFK1 isoform X1; translated protein: MLPKSSSFSALLVIVFSCSFSLLRFSESVVPQDEIDALQEITKTMGANYWKFNGDSCEIESVGVTEEPPKRAESNISCECINTVCHVAEIVLKGYSLPGMLPPQLVKLPYLKQIDFALNYLNGTIPKKWGAMQLTSISLLVNRLSGEIPKELGNITTLTSLVLEANHFSGVVPHELGNLINLGTMMLSSNRLTGNLPMTFSGLRNLTDFRINDNSFSGTIPDFIQNWKQLKRLEMHASGLQGPIPSNISLLINLTELRISDINGTEQGFPVLKNTTGLVRLVLRNCNISGEIPQYVWTMQNLEMLDVSFNKLVGEIPATLNLERLRFLFVTGNSMSGSVPDSVFKDGSNIDLSYNNFTWQGPEKPACQDNINLNLNLFRSSSRENNLMRGLPCLKNLDCPRFSTCLHVNCGGNDITVEGNKGNILYEGDGGVEGGTADFFLNDASYWGFSSTGDFMDDNDFQNTRYSVSLASSNISGLYTTARISPLSITYFHYCLENGDYTVTLHFAEIQFTNDQTYTSLGRRIFDIYVQDEVLRKDFNIEEEAKVAQKPAIIQHNVSVTNNILEIRFYFAGKGTTRIPDRGVYGPLISAISVESDSRDCSNGGKKRTAHIVTGVVVGAFLLVFIILGILWWKGYLPCKRGRKKDRDGLDGQRGGFTLKQLKAATNDFNYDNKIGEGGFGPVYKGQLPDGRVIAVKQLSSMSRQGNREFLNEMGMISCLQHPNLVKLHGCCIEGGQLLLVYEYMENNNLARALFGRENHLRLDWAARLKICIGIARGLAFLHEESVLKIVHRDIKATNVLLDEDLNPKISDFGLAKLDEEEKTHISTRVAGTIGYMAPEYALWGHLTYKADVYSFGVVALEIISGKNNSNYIPSDDWVCLLDWACHLRQTGNLLELIDEKLGSEVDQKEAEIMVKVALLCTNTSASLRPSMSEAVSMLEGQIPVPDVVPEPRTYKEDLRFRAMRDLHRQRGDHSSSISHTQNSITVHAFESTSTTGLDFSEINSESRPS